A window of Cohnella herbarum contains these coding sequences:
- a CDS encoding response regulator: MYKVIIVDDEAVVRVGLKNTIDWNEHGFQLIGDYANGREAWEAVEQHKPELVISDISMPFMDGLELAGLISAQYPYIKLIILTGFDEFEYAQQAIRLKVSDFILKPITAKEIRVLLDRVRSEMDEETKRREDLGRLNNQLNQSLPLLKERFLERLVATGLQRAEINERFAYFGLPPISPLYLVLVADIDDFGDRELLSYEHDVEFLRFAAFDIFKETLEKDDVLLFRTREERMVAIVSGQESESLLYEKVFSLAEQVRYHIEKYLKFTVTIGIGRSCDHIEQLPLSYKSALSVLDYRFLLGKNRVLSILDMEGKSSSPLQLDLDWDRKLVSAVKTGSVQDAFQLIENGVAELKMILAPIEGCFLQMQKVVLSLMNPIQELFQNVEESIEWQHKLMDVYKFKTLDEVEMWLKEVVRSVISAIADNRSHLTSMQIHRAVEYIETNYANDKMSLQDLCRHVLMSTSYFSLVFKQHTGETFIEYLTGVRIAKAKELLHNTTLKFYEIAEQVGYQDPNYFSILFKKQTGTTPKDYREKQLKESGA; the protein is encoded by the coding sequence ATGTACAAAGTCATTATCGTCGACGACGAGGCGGTCGTCCGGGTCGGATTGAAAAATACGATCGATTGGAACGAGCACGGATTTCAACTAATAGGGGATTACGCCAATGGTCGTGAAGCTTGGGAGGCGGTCGAGCAGCATAAGCCGGAATTGGTCATATCGGACATCAGCATGCCTTTCATGGACGGTTTGGAGTTGGCCGGTCTCATCTCGGCGCAATATCCTTATATCAAGCTGATCATATTAACGGGATTCGACGAGTTCGAATACGCGCAGCAAGCGATCCGATTGAAGGTGTCCGATTTTATCCTCAAGCCGATAACAGCCAAAGAAATTCGCGTTTTGCTCGATCGCGTCCGGTCGGAGATGGATGAAGAAACGAAACGGCGCGAAGATTTGGGCAGGCTGAATAACCAGCTTAATCAAAGCCTTCCTTTGCTTAAGGAGCGTTTCCTGGAACGCCTCGTTGCGACGGGTTTGCAGAGAGCGGAGATCAATGAACGGTTCGCTTATTTCGGTCTTCCCCCGATATCTCCGCTCTATCTTGTACTGGTCGCCGATATCGACGATTTCGGAGATCGGGAGCTTCTATCCTACGAGCACGACGTCGAATTTTTACGATTTGCGGCGTTCGATATTTTTAAGGAGACGTTGGAGAAAGATGACGTACTCCTCTTTCGCACGCGCGAAGAGCGAATGGTCGCGATCGTTTCCGGGCAGGAGAGCGAAAGTCTGCTCTATGAAAAAGTATTTTCCCTAGCCGAGCAGGTTCGCTATCATATCGAGAAGTATCTAAAGTTCACGGTAACGATAGGGATAGGCAGATCGTGCGATCACATCGAGCAGTTGCCGCTTTCTTATAAGAGTGCCCTTTCCGTTTTAGATTACCGTTTTTTGCTAGGCAAGAATCGGGTACTCAGCATATTAGACATGGAAGGGAAATCATCCAGTCCTCTTCAACTGGACCTGGATTGGGACCGTAAGCTGGTTTCCGCCGTAAAAACGGGTTCCGTACAAGACGCCTTCCAATTGATCGAGAACGGCGTCGCCGAGCTTAAGATGATCTTAGCCCCAATCGAGGGTTGTTTTTTGCAGATGCAGAAGGTTGTTCTATCTTTGATGAATCCGATCCAAGAGCTGTTTCAGAATGTGGAAGAGTCTATCGAGTGGCAACATAAATTAATGGATGTCTATAAGTTCAAGACGCTGGATGAAGTAGAAATGTGGTTAAAAGAAGTGGTCCGTTCCGTTATATCCGCTATTGCGGACAACCGCAGCCATTTGACGAGCATGCAAATTCATCGTGCCGTCGAGTACATCGAGACGAATTACGCGAACGATAAAATGTCGCTGCAGGATTTATGCCGTCACGTTCTGATGAGCACTAGCTACTTCAGTCTCGTATTCAAACAGCATACGGGGGAAACGTTCATCGAATATTTGACCGGCGTGCGCATCGCGAAGGCCAAAGAGCTGTTACATAACACGACGCTTAAGTTTTATGAGATTGCCGAGCAAGTCGGTTATCAGGATCCGAACTATTTCAGTATTTTGTTCAAGAAGCAAACGGGTACGACCCCCAAAGACTACCGTGAAAAACAGTTAAAGGAGAGCGGAGCTTAA
- a CDS encoding cache domain-containing sensor histidine kinase — protein sequence MPRDRIVRIPLFPLKSIQSNISLAFSLLILAAIVLTSLVSYQVSVDAVERNSNGYIEEVIKQVNMNIQSYVDNMENISLLALTNKDVKYYISDNSFISTENRRTYEKRISDLFQAILYTRNDIASIMVFGYNGRFVSDRRITSLNPNAILEEQAWYKTAKSASGKSVISAPHVQNIIQNEYRWVVSLSRELKSTDGIKAEGVFLVDLNLSIINDICSNINLGKKGYLFIVDNNGNIVYHPQQQLIDSKLRTERISDVIQASSGSSFVAKDGDGKRIYSVQDTNFGWKIAGVAYTDDLIASKDELRNSILLYSLFGLTISLLISVWLSHRLSKPIKDLQSDMKQVEKGNFDIQTEIGQMNEIGQLGRSFNLMVSRTKFLMEETIHNQENKRKSELLLLQSQINPHFLYNTLDSIVWMAEQKQHEEVVLMTSALAKLFRASITKDQELVPIRVELEHITNYLLIQKMRYTDELDYVLDIDESILGYKTVKILLQPFVENAIYHGIRNMYGIEDGRITIRGRESNDQIVFEVEDNGLGMTPEQLDKIRINGDENSRNQGIGIRNVNERIKLYFGHEYGIQIRSEIEVGTCVTITIPKLE from the coding sequence ATGCCCAGAGATCGCATTGTCCGCATTCCGCTGTTTCCACTTAAGAGCATTCAATCCAACATTTCTTTAGCGTTCTCTCTATTAATACTAGCCGCCATCGTATTGACGAGTCTCGTCAGTTACCAAGTATCCGTAGATGCCGTCGAGCGGAATTCTAATGGCTACATCGAGGAAGTCATCAAACAAGTTAACATGAATATCCAATCCTACGTCGATAACATGGAAAATATCTCATTGCTCGCGTTAACGAATAAGGACGTCAAATACTATATTTCGGATAATAGCTTCATCAGCACGGAAAATCGACGTACGTACGAGAAACGAATTTCCGATTTGTTTCAAGCGATTCTGTACACGAGGAACGATATTGCTTCGATTATGGTATTCGGATATAACGGGCGCTTCGTCTCCGATCGAAGAATCACAAGCTTGAATCCGAACGCGATATTAGAAGAACAAGCTTGGTACAAGACGGCCAAGAGCGCAAGCGGTAAATCCGTTATTTCCGCTCCGCATGTGCAGAACATTATCCAGAACGAGTATCGTTGGGTCGTATCGCTGAGCAGAGAACTTAAGAGCACGGACGGCATTAAGGCGGAAGGCGTATTTTTGGTCGATTTGAACTTGAGCATCATTAACGACATTTGCAGCAATATCAACTTGGGCAAAAAGGGTTATCTATTCATCGTAGATAATAACGGGAATATCGTCTATCATCCACAACAGCAATTAATAGATAGTAAACTACGAACGGAACGAATATCGGACGTTATTCAAGCTTCGAGCGGGAGCTCTTTCGTTGCTAAGGACGGGGATGGCAAACGGATCTATTCCGTTCAGGATACGAATTTCGGATGGAAAATTGCCGGAGTTGCTTACACGGATGATTTGATCGCAAGCAAAGACGAGCTGAGGAATTCCATCCTGCTCTATTCTTTATTCGGATTGACGATATCATTGCTTATATCCGTATGGTTGTCCCACCGGTTATCGAAGCCGATCAAAGATTTGCAATCGGACATGAAACAAGTCGAGAAAGGAAACTTCGATATTCAGACGGAAATCGGACAGATGAACGAGATCGGACAATTGGGCCGTTCCTTTAACCTAATGGTTAGCAGAACCAAGTTTTTGATGGAAGAAACGATTCATAACCAAGAGAACAAACGCAAGAGCGAGCTGTTGCTGCTCCAATCGCAGATTAATCCTCACTTTCTCTATAACACGCTCGATTCGATCGTATGGATGGCGGAACAGAAGCAGCATGAGGAAGTCGTTCTCATGACCTCCGCTTTGGCCAAGCTGTTCCGTGCCAGCATTACCAAAGACCAAGAGCTTGTGCCGATTCGCGTAGAGCTCGAGCATATTACGAACTATTTGTTGATTCAGAAAATGCGCTACACCGACGAACTGGATTACGTGCTAGATATCGATGAGTCTATTCTTGGTTATAAGACGGTAAAAATATTGCTTCAGCCATTCGTCGAGAATGCGATTTATCACGGGATTCGCAATATGTATGGGATCGAAGACGGACGGATTACGATCCGCGGCAGGGAATCGAATGATCAAATCGTATTCGAAGTCGAAGATAACGGGCTTGGAATGACTCCGGAGCAGTTAGATAAAATTCGGATCAACGGCGATGAGAATTCTCGTAATCAAGGGATCGGAATCCGTAACGTCAACGAAAGGATCAAGCTTTATTTCGGCCATGAATACGGCATTCAAATCCGCAGCGAGATCGAGGTCGGTACTTGCGTTACGATTACGATTCCCAAACTCGAGTAA
- a CDS encoding substrate-binding domain-containing protein: MRKQRFTIWLILAILIGAIYSVYYFKLFGGPSIHDNSIAVILKSLNVRMDFWQTVNKGAETAAKEVGMELNVLGPLQENDADEQIRILEEAIEQKPEAIVIAPFADDRMSAILAKARSAGIKLVVIDTPLDMNPMPVIVSNDHAEAGRLAGETALSAAKGHPTVAIISDDPNSEISEERLTGLLEVLNRYEDSVIGVSYANNSEDRAYEIVKQLLGADKPFNTIITLNETATLGVAKLLKEQQWAGVIELIGFDSSVDEIQLLESGTLKAAIVQKPFNMGYLGVKTALKLIDGNKVDPVTYIESNVITRENMYTPENQKLLFPFINNNK; the protein is encoded by the coding sequence ATGCGCAAGCAACGATTCACCATCTGGCTCATCTTAGCCATCTTAATTGGAGCTATTTATTCCGTGTATTATTTTAAGTTGTTTGGAGGTCCCAGCATCCACGACAACAGCATAGCGGTCATTCTTAAATCGTTAAACGTGAGGATGGATTTCTGGCAAACGGTGAATAAAGGCGCGGAAACGGCTGCTAAAGAAGTAGGCATGGAGTTGAACGTGTTAGGCCCTCTGCAGGAAAACGATGCGGACGAACAAATTCGCATATTGGAGGAAGCGATCGAACAGAAACCGGAAGCGATCGTCATTGCGCCTTTTGCGGACGATCGGATGTCCGCTATTCTCGCAAAGGCACGTAGCGCGGGAATAAAACTAGTCGTTATTGACACTCCGCTCGACATGAATCCGATGCCCGTTATCGTTTCCAACGATCATGCGGAGGCGGGAAGGCTTGCGGGAGAAACCGCATTGAGCGCAGCGAAAGGTCATCCAACCGTAGCCATTATCAGCGATGATCCGAATTCCGAAATATCGGAAGAACGATTAACGGGTCTGCTGGAAGTTCTTAATCGTTACGAAGACAGCGTCATCGGCGTTTCTTATGCGAACAATTCCGAGGATAGAGCCTATGAAATTGTTAAGCAACTGCTAGGCGCCGATAAACCCTTTAACACGATTATCACTCTAAACGAAACGGCAACGCTCGGAGTGGCCAAGTTGTTGAAGGAACAGCAGTGGGCCGGAGTCATTGAACTGATCGGCTTTGATAGCTCGGTCGACGAGATTCAGCTTCTGGAATCGGGAACGTTAAAGGCGGCCATCGTGCAAAAGCCTTTTAACATGGGGTACTTAGGAGTAAAAACCGCCTTAAAGCTCATAGACGGGAACAAGGTGGATCCGGTTACATATATCGAATCGAACGTCATTACGAGAGAGAATATGTATACTCCCGAGAACCAGAAGCTGTTATTCCCGTTTATTAATAATAATAAGTAA
- a CDS encoding extracellular solute-binding protein: MPTKSNQTPAHQSPVEQAHVHQSITDQTSAYRSPAYHSSARQRPARQAPVRQTPSGQSQAHQTPSGQSQAHQTPSGQSQAHQTPVRQSPVRQWPARRIGFALALIVVPMLLSSCMKSDAGPSAAPKEEKALIRFLASEYSTETKPLLEKLVKDFELKNPLIEVELQVANWDILDGIYTNMISKNQPPDLLNTNVYAHFAQDGLLNDFRDIISPELTQKFYPNLLEMDRMDDTQYAIPYVATVRQLYYNKALFRKAGISSPPRTWSELKDAAKKIKETGEADGFGVDLTDNETHAYLSYVFYGSGGSWTKDGAWTINSPSNVEGLTFLKDLFDQGLTDPEPTVTTRDEKQRILGNGELGMMISGNYFSTVVPKEFPELEWGVGPIPVKDGTPPITFGVHDVLVSFKTDHTNKEALSKFLDFLYDDSNYEEMVKREGFLPVTTIVGSQLSRGDDKMTSNLDALSKAKFYPVQEPAWQGILDYARKMGDAVLYEQTTPQAALDQLQHFAETKSGR, translated from the coding sequence GTGCCAACGAAGTCCAACCAAACTCCAGCCCATCAGTCACCAGTTGAACAAGCTCATGTCCATCAGTCGATAACCGATCAAACTTCAGCCTATCGTTCGCCAGCCTATCATTCGTCAGCACGCCAAAGGCCAGCCCGGCAAGCGCCAGTGCGACAAACGCCATCCGGCCAGTCGCAAGCCCATCAAACGCCATCCGGCCAGTCGCAAGCCCATCAAACGCCATCCGGCCAGTCGCAAGCCCATCAAACGCCAGTCCGTCAGTCGCCGGTCCGTCAGTGGCCAGCACGTAGAATAGGGTTTGCCCTTGCGCTTATTGTTGTCCCGATGTTGCTTAGCTCTTGCATGAAATCAGATGCGGGTCCTAGTGCGGCTCCGAAGGAAGAGAAAGCATTGATTCGGTTCTTAGCATCCGAGTATAGCACGGAGACGAAACCGCTTCTGGAGAAGCTTGTTAAGGACTTTGAACTTAAGAATCCGCTGATCGAGGTTGAACTCCAGGTGGCCAACTGGGATATTCTTGATGGGATATATACGAATATGATCAGTAAAAATCAACCGCCGGATTTGCTCAACACGAACGTTTACGCGCATTTCGCCCAAGACGGCCTTCTCAATGATTTTCGAGATATTATCTCTCCTGAGCTAACCCAAAAGTTTTATCCGAATCTACTGGAAATGGATCGGATGGACGATACGCAATATGCCATCCCTTACGTAGCCACCGTTCGGCAATTGTATTACAACAAGGCGTTGTTCCGAAAGGCGGGTATATCTTCTCCGCCGAGAACTTGGTCCGAGTTGAAGGATGCGGCGAAGAAAATCAAGGAAACCGGAGAAGCCGATGGGTTCGGGGTCGATCTGACCGACAACGAGACGCATGCGTATTTGTCATATGTTTTCTACGGATCAGGAGGATCATGGACGAAGGACGGGGCTTGGACGATTAATTCGCCATCGAATGTCGAAGGTCTGACATTTCTCAAGGATCTTTTCGACCAAGGGCTGACGGATCCGGAACCGACCGTAACGACTCGCGACGAGAAACAGCGCATATTAGGCAATGGCGAGCTAGGGATGATGATCTCCGGTAACTATTTTTCTACGGTCGTTCCGAAGGAATTTCCCGAGCTGGAATGGGGAGTAGGACCGATTCCCGTAAAAGACGGAACGCCTCCGATTACCTTCGGCGTGCACGATGTTCTCGTTTCCTTTAAGACGGACCATACGAACAAGGAAGCTCTGTCCAAGTTTTTGGATTTCCTATACGATGATTCCAACTATGAAGAAATGGTAAAACGCGAAGGGTTTCTTCCCGTCACTACGATCGTAGGGAGTCAATTGTCGAGGGGCGACGACAAGATGACAAGTAATTTGGACGCATTAAGCAAAGCTAAATTTTATCCGGTACAAGAGCCTGCGTGGCAAGGCATCCTGGATTACGCGCGCAAGATGGGGGATGCCGTTCTCTACGAGCAAACGACCCCTCAAGCCGCCTTAGACCAGCTTCAGCATTTCGCCGAAACCAAAAGCGGCCGCTAG
- a CDS encoding transposase has product MLSIREFMELFPDEQACRNFLFPIRWPRGFICTKCGESKYSVISTRNLYECANCKTQTSSTSGTVMHRTKLPLSYWLFTFYWVGSGQYCSARMLANTLDLNYRTALKLLHSVRYAMFKAEFNGMFAFWQPDNPEAPSILKKAKLRQLQKADSFIRGNYRRVSDRLRYRYHYEYRFRSINSHNPSTAVQKLITSGFTTIYTINEYRNMK; this is encoded by the coding sequence ATGTTATCCATTCGAGAGTTTATGGAGCTTTTCCCGGATGAACAAGCTTGCCGAAACTTCCTGTTCCCTATCCGCTGGCCTCGCGGGTTTATTTGTACGAAGTGCGGCGAGAGTAAATATAGCGTCATTAGTACAAGAAACTTATACGAATGCGCCAACTGCAAAACTCAAACCTCTTCTACCTCCGGCACGGTTATGCATCGTACGAAGTTACCTCTTAGTTACTGGTTGTTTACTTTCTATTGGGTCGGTTCCGGACAATATTGCTCGGCACGTATGCTTGCCAATACCCTCGACCTGAATTACCGGACAGCGCTTAAATTACTTCATTCCGTGCGGTATGCCATGTTCAAGGCGGAATTTAACGGAATGTTCGCTTTCTGGCAACCCGACAATCCTGAAGCACCAAGCATTCTTAAGAAAGCTAAACTTCGACAACTACAAAAGGCGGATTCTTTTATCCGGGGAAATTATCGTCGAGTCTCCGATAGGCTTAGATACAGATACCACTATGAATACCGGTTCAGAAGCATTAATAGTCATAATCCCTCCACAGCAGTTCAGAAACTCATCACAAGCGGATTTACTACGATCTATACAATTAATGAATATAGAAACATGAAATAG
- a CDS encoding ABC transporter substrate-binding protein, with protein sequence MIMKKKFLSLGLAAILAAVSLTGCGSNKEGASNSPSPSPSASSESSAPAATESASAPASESTDNTVKLTGDFEIQYFVGGYGDKWWKKVIADFKAANPDLNVKESGGPKINDQMKPRWIGGNPPDFVYIDGAGLNDRQMVEDGQLEDLTEWLKDAKNVDGDLITDILAQPAQQFDGKIFNIPLVLNSWGVFWNKALFKEKGWTEPTDFQSFLDVSDKIKADGITPFIHTGKYPYYINGSILYPAIVSANNNDFSILQDMAANKVEAYESPAVLAALNKIVALRDKGFIDKASIQINHTDSQMLFLQNKDAFIPNGLWLPNEMSKDIPEGFDFGFIPSVTQDAGGKVVANTSTATVAVAKNGKNKDAAKAFLQFIFSKAQASQWAELSGAPSNIKGDISSSNAPNFVKDAAKYLTDPNTVVIPTITYNADVDKAMMDATDALTISKITPEEWVKRVTDVVKKVSK encoded by the coding sequence ATGATTATGAAGAAAAAGTTTTTATCTCTCGGTCTTGCCGCGATTTTGGCGGCCGTATCGCTAACCGGGTGCGGATCGAACAAAGAGGGAGCCTCAAATTCGCCTTCTCCTTCGCCATCCGCATCGTCCGAGTCGTCTGCCCCGGCTGCAACGGAGTCGGCGAGCGCGCCAGCGTCCGAATCGACGGACAACACGGTCAAATTGACGGGCGATTTCGAGATTCAATACTTCGTCGGCGGATATGGGGACAAATGGTGGAAAAAAGTAATTGCCGATTTCAAAGCAGCGAATCCGGATCTGAACGTGAAAGAATCCGGCGGACCGAAAATCAACGATCAAATGAAACCGCGCTGGATCGGAGGAAATCCACCTGATTTCGTGTATATCGACGGAGCTGGTCTGAACGATCGCCAAATGGTAGAGGACGGACAGCTTGAAGATTTAACGGAATGGCTGAAGGACGCTAAGAACGTTGATGGCGACCTGATTACAGATATTCTGGCTCAACCCGCACAGCAGTTCGACGGCAAAATATTCAACATTCCATTGGTTCTCAATTCATGGGGCGTGTTCTGGAACAAAGCGCTGTTCAAGGAAAAAGGCTGGACCGAGCCGACTGATTTCCAATCTTTCCTTGACGTTAGCGACAAGATTAAAGCAGACGGAATAACGCCATTCATTCACACGGGGAAATATCCTTACTATATCAATGGTTCCATTCTGTATCCGGCTATCGTGTCTGCAAACAATAACGATTTCAGCATTCTTCAAGATATGGCCGCTAACAAGGTAGAGGCTTACGAAAGCCCTGCCGTTCTTGCGGCATTGAACAAGATCGTAGCATTGCGCGACAAAGGGTTCATCGATAAAGCGTCTATTCAAATCAACCATACAGACTCGCAAATGCTGTTCTTGCAAAACAAAGACGCATTTATTCCGAACGGGCTCTGGTTGCCTAATGAAATGTCTAAAGACATCCCGGAAGGGTTCGACTTCGGCTTCATTCCTTCCGTAACGCAAGATGCAGGCGGCAAAGTCGTTGCTAACACCTCTACCGCAACCGTAGCCGTCGCTAAGAACGGTAAGAACAAAGATGCGGCTAAAGCGTTCTTGCAGTTCATCTTCTCCAAAGCGCAAGCTTCCCAATGGGCAGAGCTTAGCGGAGCGCCATCTAACATCAAAGGCGATATCAGCAGCTCCAACGCTCCGAACTTCGTTAAAGACGCCGCGAAGTATTTGACGGATCCGAACACGGTTGTCATCCCGACGATTACTTACAACGCGGACGTGGATAAAGCGATGATGGACGCGACAGATGCGCTCACTATCAGCAAAATCACCCCTGAAGAGTGGGTCAAACGCGTAACCGACGTGGTTAAAAAGGTAAGCAAATAA
- a CDS encoding carbohydrate ABC transporter permease, with translation MNTGTAKWQRNVFIAAFIIPTLVFFGIFTIYPVIQGLYYSFFDWSGMSSNKTFVGFDNFKEMYHDPIVWRAIGNDYFLVAGKVIGIMAIATFFAVALTRFGFKMAGFFRSIFFIPNVISVVVIGVLWNFIYNPQIGFLNAFLSLFTKDQVTITWLGFTNHTIWMLLPPAIWAGIGFYMILLIAAIQSIPASYYEAASLEGAGQWKQFRNITVPLVWEQIKVSILNIMMTTLNGSFVIVWIMTEGGPDNSTQVMGSYLYQMAFRQYHFGYGASIGFIILVLSLITTIILQRLMRHETVEMS, from the coding sequence ATGAACACAGGGACGGCAAAGTGGCAGCGCAACGTATTTATCGCAGCATTCATCATCCCTACTCTTGTATTCTTCGGTATATTTACGATATATCCGGTAATACAAGGGTTATATTATTCGTTCTTTGATTGGTCCGGGATGTCGAGCAATAAGACGTTCGTCGGTTTTGATAATTTTAAGGAAATGTATCATGATCCGATTGTTTGGAGAGCGATTGGCAACGATTATTTTCTCGTTGCAGGTAAAGTGATCGGGATAATGGCGATCGCCACCTTCTTCGCGGTAGCGCTCACTCGGTTCGGCTTCAAGATGGCAGGGTTTTTCCGTTCGATTTTCTTCATTCCGAATGTCATTTCCGTCGTCGTTATCGGCGTGCTGTGGAATTTCATATATAACCCGCAGATCGGCTTCTTGAATGCTTTTCTCTCGTTATTCACTAAGGATCAAGTTACGATCACATGGCTCGGCTTCACCAATCACACAATATGGATGCTGTTGCCTCCTGCCATATGGGCAGGGATCGGGTTCTATATGATTCTGTTGATCGCGGCGATCCAGAGTATACCTGCTTCTTATTATGAAGCGGCTAGTCTGGAAGGCGCAGGCCAGTGGAAGCAATTCCGTAACATTACGGTTCCGCTCGTTTGGGAGCAGATCAAAGTGTCGATTCTGAACATCATGATGACTACCCTGAATGGTTCGTTTGTTATCGTCTGGATTATGACCGAAGGCGGACCTGACAATAGCACGCAGGTTATGGGATCCTATTTATATCAGATGGCATTCCGTCAATACCATTTCGGATACGGCGCTTCGATCGGGTTTATCATCTTGGTTCTGTCGCTAATAACGACAATCATTCTTCAACGGTTGATGCGTCATGAAACCGTCGAGATGAGCTAA
- a CDS encoding carbohydrate ABC transporter permease, giving the protein MKLGNLNPITKLICYVILFAWGISVLYPLLWTLLDALKNNEQFFLNAPWSLPEFPLLWENFSYVWNTYNFGTYFVNSLVVTAGSTGLGLLLSATTAYVLARYKFKGSNALYLLYISSMMIPFVLALIPLFFLLNSMNLINTKPGLIVVYASSVLAFGIFVLVGFFKSLPKELEEAAIVDGASHFGTFFKVMLPLSQPGLITIAIVNILNIWNEYIVGTILVNDPAQYTLPVELGVMQAEMQYRTEWGPLFAGLFITIVPVLVIYIFFQRQIASGITAGAVK; this is encoded by the coding sequence ATGAAATTAGGAAATTTAAATCCGATTACTAAGCTAATTTGCTATGTTATTCTGTTCGCATGGGGAATCTCCGTATTGTATCCATTGCTGTGGACATTATTGGACGCTTTGAAGAACAATGAACAATTTTTTCTTAACGCGCCTTGGTCCTTGCCGGAGTTTCCGCTCCTATGGGAAAATTTCTCCTATGTGTGGAACACCTACAATTTTGGTACTTATTTCGTTAACTCGCTCGTCGTTACGGCCGGCTCGACCGGATTAGGGCTGCTATTGTCGGCTACAACGGCTTATGTGCTGGCGAGATATAAGTTCAAGGGAAGCAACGCCTTATACCTTCTCTATATTTCATCTATGATGATTCCGTTCGTTCTAGCATTAATCCCGCTATTCTTCCTATTGAATTCGATGAATCTCATTAATACGAAACCGGGTTTGATCGTTGTCTATGCTTCAAGCGTACTCGCCTTCGGAATTTTCGTGCTTGTAGGATTTTTCAAGTCATTACCGAAAGAGCTCGAAGAAGCAGCCATCGTAGACGGCGCTTCCCATTTCGGGACGTTCTTTAAGGTAATGCTTCCGTTGTCGCAGCCCGGTCTGATCACGATTGCGATTGTTAATATCCTGAACATTTGGAACGAATACATCGTGGGAACGATTTTGGTCAACGATCCCGCCCAATATACGCTTCCGGTGGAACTCGGAGTTATGCAGGCCGAAATGCAGTATCGTACGGAGTGGGGACCTCTGTTCGCGGGGCTATTCATTACAATCGTACCGGTGCTCGTCATCTATATTTTCTTCCAACGCCAGATCGCGAGCGGAATTACGGCAGGAGCGGTCAAATAA
- a CDS encoding MFS transporter, translating into MSKEMRKLLIMNTISSIIAIYIGIFVNLYIWEHNHSIAEVSLYNMSMFINWGISFAITAKLLTRFSIRLPLAVSALCGAAAFAYLVSVQLDNRIVWILLLGIPVGAMFGLSQASQNLSLALRGKGSEYAPYFATMMVISQGLSMAVPFVSAQVIDWKGYSGSFGLMSVFVAMMLAFSFFMPRISLAAQSVQGEKPQHAWRFRFRAAFGRPGSKWILLSLLAAGIFMQFQNLFTLLFTFSVTEDKLLIALLNMVYTCCSLLGLWMYRKIKFDEMRWLRIGMGLLAVGFLIVLFRHPAALIVSNLLTSIGMFYFTTVWNAQQFRFIQHAGPAGQASFLVWREILLVATRCVLLGLTLPLKDMGGRGSF; encoded by the coding sequence GTGTCCAAAGAAATGCGAAAACTGCTGATCATGAACACGATCAGCTCGATTATCGCGATTTATATCGGGATATTCGTTAATTTATATATTTGGGAGCACAACCATTCCATTGCGGAAGTATCCCTATATAACATGTCTATGTTCATTAACTGGGGAATATCGTTCGCCATCACAGCGAAGCTGTTGACCCGATTTTCCATACGATTGCCATTGGCGGTTTCCGCGCTCTGCGGGGCCGCTGCTTTCGCGTATTTGGTCTCCGTCCAGTTGGACAACCGAATAGTATGGATCTTGCTGCTTGGCATTCCGGTAGGCGCGATGTTCGGCTTATCGCAAGCCTCTCAGAATTTAAGCCTCGCATTGAGGGGCAAGGGCAGCGAATATGCTCCTTATTTCGCCACGATGATGGTTATCTCGCAAGGGTTATCGATGGCAGTCCCGTTCGTGTCGGCCCAAGTGATCGATTGGAAAGGGTATTCCGGCTCGTTCGGTCTTATGTCGGTATTCGTCGCGATGATGCTCGCCTTTTCTTTTTTTATGCCGAGAATCTCGCTTGCCGCTCAGAGCGTTCAAGGGGAGAAACCGCAACATGCATGGCGATTTCGTTTTCGCGCGGCTTTCGGTCGTCCGGGCTCCAAGTGGATCTTGTTATCCCTGTTGGCGGCGGGAATATTCATGCAATTCCAGAATCTATTTACACTGCTGTTCACCTTCAGCGTTACGGAGGACAAACTTCTGATTGCCTTGCTGAACATGGTGTACACTTGTTGCTCGTTGTTGGGTCTGTGGATGTACCGTAAAATAAAATTCGACGAAATGCGTTGGCTTCGAATCGGGATGGGTTTGCTTGCCGTCGGGTTTCTGATCGTCCTGTTCCGACACCCGGCAGCTTTAATCGTTTCCAACCTGTTAACTTCTATCGGAATGTTTTACTTCACGACGGTATGGAACGCGCAGCAATTCCGTTTTATACAACACGCAGGGCCAGCGGGACAGGCGTCGTTCCTCGTATGGAGGGAAATCCTTCTAGTGGCAACGAGATGCGTTCTGTTGGGGCTAACGTTGCCACTGAAGGATATGGGGGGACGGGGTTCATTCTGA